In Oncorhynchus gorbuscha isolate QuinsamMale2020 ecotype Even-year unplaced genomic scaffold, OgorEven_v1.0 Un_scaffold_4246, whole genome shotgun sequence, a single genomic region encodes these proteins:
- the LOC124028475 gene encoding small ubiquitin-related modifier 3-like: MSEEKPKEGVKTENDHINLKVAGQDGSVVQFKIKRHTPLSKLMKAYCERQGLSIRQIRFRFDGQPINETDTPAQLEMEDEDTIDVFQQQTGGGSFLSEASLKGVWTL; encoded by the exons GAAGGAGTGAAGACTGAAAACGACCACATCAACCTTAAGGTTGCAGGTCAAGATGGGTCAGTAGTCCAGTTCAAAATTAAAAGGCACACTCCGCTCAGCAAGCTGATGAAGGCGTACTGCGAAAGACAG GGTTTGTCAATTAGACAGATACGGTTTAGGTTTGACGGACAGCCAATCAACGAGACCGACACACCTGCACAG CTTGAGATGGAAGACGAGGATACTATTGATGTATTTCAACAACAGACCGGAGGAGGCTCCTTCCTCTCAGAGGCTTCTCTTAAAGGTGTATGGACCCTCTGA